One Methylobacterium oryzae DNA window includes the following coding sequences:
- a CDS encoding efflux RND transporter permease subunit encodes MGLVLYALKFRITTYVLAVLMMLGGVGAIVVAPKDVLPVVDIPVVVVVWTYTGLSAPEMEQRITTYAEYGISNNVNNIRRMESTTLQGTAVQRIYFEPTVSLNLAIAQVVSSTNSIRAVMPPGTQPPVIVRYSASSVPVIQLALTSAKESLNQVYDYAQYRIRQTLAQVPGSTLPSPFGGAPRQIMVDLDLNALQALGLTPLDVTNAMTAQNLTVPSGLAKIGEQQYPVQLNGTPPSIETLNLAPIKVVAGQPVLVRDVAYVRDGGPPQVNVVSSDGQQAVLMQIIKNGNASTLSVVNNVKAAMPTIRAAAPEGLAIKPLFDQSVYVSNAIEGVLHEALTAAALTGLAILLFLGSWRSTIIVLISIPLCVMTSLAVLAALGETINVMTLGGLALAVGILVDDATVAIENTYRLFEEGEEFRESVVHGAAGIAKPALISTLAICAAFTAVFALTDTPKYLFTPQALAVVFAMLTSYLLSRTLVPLLIDVIVAPEYRRKHAKDRDAHHDAHPAQLAAPRRGRIARAVGLVGAPALRLAGRIHGAFERGFARFHRGYVGLLHAVLRHRVVTVGAVGGVLGMTGVLFVFVGQDYFPQIEASQMTMHLRTRVGMRIETARQVFAEVEDTVREVIPAGEVDQILQNIGLPSNNYNFAFSDGSFVSYNDGQMLISLKEGHGPVAGYMKRLREVLMKRFPDVVVYFQPADMITQILNFGVLTPIDVQVSGRHKEKDLEVAQRIVQRLKHTKGLVDVHLQQIVNEPQFYVDVDRRLASELGLTEQQVAQNMNISLSGSYQVTPNFWPDPKTGIPYQLWVQTPEYRNSSLTDLRNTPMFVRAAATSGSGPGVLTLLSSLADIRRTPTQTMISHVNIQPTFDIFASVQDRDLGSVAREIDAIVEDEQKNLEAPDKIVVRGQIENMRSAFLRLEIGLGIALIAVYLLMAVNYQSWGDPFVVIAALPMAFCGITFALFVTGTPFSIPSIFGAIMSVGIASANSILLVTFAKEHREATGCGALEAAITAGETRLRPVLMTASAMFLGLIPMALGTGEGGEQNAALARAVMGGIAFATPATLLLVPFLYVLMRGGPAQPVQDYLEPEGRPATA; translated from the coding sequence ATGGGCCTCGTCCTCTACGCGCTCAAGTTCCGGATCACGACCTACGTGCTCGCGGTCCTGATGATGCTCGGCGGCGTCGGGGCGATCGTCGTCGCGCCGAAGGACGTGCTGCCGGTCGTCGACATCCCGGTCGTCGTGGTGGTCTGGACCTATACCGGCCTCTCGGCGCCGGAGATGGAACAGCGCATCACGACCTACGCCGAGTACGGCATCTCCAACAACGTCAACAACATCCGCCGCATGGAGTCGACGACGCTCCAGGGCACGGCGGTGCAGCGGATCTACTTCGAACCCACCGTCAGCCTCAATCTCGCCATCGCCCAGGTGGTGTCCTCGACCAACTCGATCCGTGCCGTGATGCCCCCCGGCACGCAGCCGCCGGTGATCGTGCGCTACTCCGCCTCCTCGGTGCCGGTGATCCAGCTCGCCCTGACCTCGGCCAAGGAGAGCCTCAATCAGGTCTACGACTACGCCCAGTACCGGATCCGCCAGACCCTGGCGCAGGTCCCGGGCTCGACCCTGCCGTCACCCTTCGGCGGCGCGCCCCGGCAGATCATGGTCGACCTCGACCTCAACGCCCTCCAGGCGCTCGGCCTGACGCCGCTCGACGTCACCAACGCCATGACGGCCCAGAACCTGACCGTGCCGTCCGGCCTCGCCAAGATCGGCGAGCAGCAGTACCCCGTCCAGCTCAACGGCACCCCGCCGTCGATCGAGACCCTGAACCTCGCGCCGATCAAGGTGGTGGCCGGCCAGCCCGTGCTGGTGCGCGACGTCGCCTACGTCCGCGACGGCGGCCCGCCGCAGGTCAACGTGGTCAGTTCCGACGGCCAGCAGGCCGTGCTGATGCAGATCATCAAGAACGGCAACGCCTCGACCCTGAGCGTGGTCAACAACGTCAAGGCGGCGATGCCGACGATCCGCGCCGCCGCGCCCGAGGGGCTGGCGATCAAGCCGCTCTTCGACCAGTCGGTCTACGTCTCGAACGCCATCGAGGGGGTGCTCCACGAGGCGCTGACCGCGGCGGCCCTGACCGGCCTCGCCATCCTGCTGTTCCTCGGCTCCTGGCGCTCGACGATCATCGTGCTGATCTCGATCCCGCTCTGCGTCATGACCTCGCTCGCCGTGCTGGCGGCGCTCGGCGAGACCATCAACGTGATGACGCTGGGCGGCCTGGCGCTCGCGGTCGGCATCCTGGTGGACGACGCCACGGTGGCGATCGAGAACACCTACCGGCTGTTCGAGGAGGGCGAGGAGTTCCGCGAGAGCGTGGTCCACGGCGCCGCCGGCATCGCCAAGCCGGCGCTGATCTCGACGCTCGCGATCTGCGCGGCCTTCACGGCCGTGTTCGCGCTCACCGACACGCCGAAATACCTGTTCACCCCGCAGGCGCTCGCGGTCGTGTTCGCGATGCTGACCTCCTACCTGCTGTCGCGGACCCTGGTGCCCCTCCTGATCGACGTGATCGTGGCGCCGGAATACCGCCGGAAGCACGCCAAGGACCGGGACGCGCACCATGACGCGCACCCGGCGCAGCTCGCGGCGCCCCGGCGGGGCCGGATCGCCCGGGCCGTCGGCCTCGTGGGCGCCCCCGCGCTGCGGCTCGCCGGCCGGATCCACGGCGCGTTCGAGCGCGGCTTCGCGCGGTTCCACCGGGGCTATGTCGGGCTGCTCCACGCGGTGCTGCGCCACCGCGTCGTCACCGTGGGCGCCGTCGGCGGCGTGCTCGGCATGACCGGCGTGCTGTTCGTCTTCGTCGGCCAGGACTACTTCCCGCAGATCGAGGCGAGCCAGATGACCATGCATCTGCGCACCCGCGTCGGCATGCGCATCGAGACCGCCCGGCAGGTCTTCGCCGAGGTCGAGGACACCGTCCGCGAGGTGATCCCGGCGGGTGAGGTCGACCAGATCCTCCAGAACATCGGCCTGCCGTCGAACAACTACAACTTCGCGTTCTCGGACGGCTCGTTCGTCTCCTACAATGACGGGCAGATGCTGATCAGCCTGAAGGAGGGGCACGGCCCGGTGGCGGGCTACATGAAGCGCCTGCGCGAGGTGCTCATGAAGCGCTTCCCCGACGTGGTCGTCTACTTCCAGCCCGCCGACATGATCACCCAGATCCTGAACTTCGGCGTCCTCACGCCGATCGACGTGCAGGTCTCCGGTCGGCACAAGGAGAAGGACCTGGAGGTCGCCCAGCGCATCGTGCAGCGGCTGAAGCACACGAAGGGCCTCGTCGACGTCCACCTGCAGCAGATCGTCAACGAGCCGCAATTCTACGTCGACGTCGATCGGCGCCTCGCCTCCGAACTCGGCCTGACCGAGCAGCAGGTGGCGCAGAACATGAACATCTCGCTGTCCGGCAGCTACCAGGTCACGCCGAACTTCTGGCCGGACCCGAAGACCGGCATCCCCTACCAGCTCTGGGTGCAGACGCCCGAGTACCGCAACAGCTCGCTCACCGACCTGCGCAACACGCCGATGTTCGTGCGCGCCGCCGCGACCTCCGGCTCCGGCCCCGGGGTGCTGACCCTGCTGTCGAGCCTCGCGGACATCCGCCGGACGCCGACGCAGACCATGATCAGCCACGTCAACATCCAGCCGACCTTCGACATCTTCGCCTCGGTGCAGGACCGGGACCTCGGCTCGGTCGCCCGCGAGATCGACGCGATCGTCGAGGACGAGCAGAAGAACCTCGAGGCGCCGGACAAGATCGTCGTCCGCGGCCAGATCGAGAACATGCGCTCGGCCTTCCTCCGCCTGGAGATCGGCCTCGGCATCGCGCTGATCGCCGTCTACCTGCTGATGGCGGTGAACTACCAGAGCTGGGGTGACCCGTTCGTGGTGATCGCCGCCCTGCCGATGGCGTTCTGCGGCATCACCTTCGCGCTGTTCGTGACCGGGACGCCGTTCTCGATCCCGTCGATCTTCGGGGCGATCATGTCGGTGGGCATCGCCTCGGCGAACTCGATCCTGCTCGTGACCTTCGCCAAGGAGCACCGGGAGGCGACGGGCTGCGGCGCCCTGGAGGCGGCGATCACCGCGGGCGAGACCCGGCTGCGGCCGGTGCTGATGACCGCCTCGGCGATGTTTCTGGGCCTCATCCCGATGGCCTTGGGCACCGGCGAGGGCGGCGAGCAGAACGCCGCGCTCGCCCGCGCGGTCATGGGCGGCATCGCCTTCGCGACGCCCGCGACGTTGCTGCTGGTGCCGTTCCTCTACGTGCTGATGCGCGGCGGCCCGGCGCAGCCGGTGCAGGATTACCTGGAGCCGGAGGGGCGGCCGGCGACCGCATAG